From a single Accipiter gentilis chromosome 32, bAccGen1.1, whole genome shotgun sequence genomic region:
- the PKNOX1 gene encoding homeobox protein PKNOX1 isoform X1, whose protein sequence is MMATQTLSIDNYQDGQQMQVVTELKTEQDPNCSETDAEGVSPAPVESQTPMDADKQAIYRHPLFPLLALLFEKCEQSTQGSEGTTSASFDVDIENFVRKQEKEGKPFFCEDPETDNLMVKAIQVLRIHLLELEKVNELCKDFCSRYIACLKTKMNSETLLSGEPGSPYSPVQSQQIPSAIAGTLSPQGIMVPASALQQGNVTMATVAGGTVYQPVTVVTPQGQVVTQALSPGTIRIQNSQLQLQLNQDLGILHQDDGSSKNKRGVLPKHATNVMRSWLFQHIGHPYPTEDEKKQIAAQTNLTLLQVNNWFINARRRILQPMLDSSCSETPKTKKKTAQNRPVQRFWPDSIASGVAQQQSNELTMSDGAVVTITAPVNMNVDSLQSLSSDGATLAVQQVMMAGQSEDESVDSGEDDGGDLSTTNISGLVLDNSDSLQ, encoded by the exons ATGATGGCAACACAGACATTAAGTATAGACAACTATCAAGATGGACAACAG ATGCAAGTAGTAACAGAGTTAAAAACTGAACAAGATCCCAACTGCTCTGAAACTGATGCAGAAGGGGTGAGTCCTGCCCCTGTAGAATCTCAAACTCCAATGGATGCAGACAAGCAGGCCATTTACAG GCACCCACTATTTCCCTTGTTAGCACTattatttgaaaaatgtgaacAATCTACACAAGGCTCAGAAGGTACAACTTCTGCTAGTTTTGATGTAGATATTGAAAATTTTGTAaggaagcaggagaaagaaggaaaaccctTTTTCTGTGAAGATCCAGAAACTGATAATTTG ATGGTAAAAGCAATCCAAGTTCTACGTATCCATCTGCTTGAGCTAGAAAAGGTTAATGAACTCTGTAAGGATTTCTGTAGCCGTTACATTGCCTGCCTGAAGACAAAAATGAACAGTGAAACTCTATTAAGTGGAGAGCCTGGAAGTCCTTATTCACCTGTGCAATCTCAG caaATTCCAAGTGCCATCGCAGGCACACTCAGTCCCCAAGGGATTATGGTGCCAGCATCAGCATTGCAGCAGGGAAATGTAACTATGGCAACAGTAGCAG GGGGGACAGTGTATCAGCCAGTCACAGTGGTCACTCCACAAGGTCAAGTGGTGACACAAGCACTGTCACCTGGGACTATTCGGATTCAGAACTCTCAG CTTCAGTTGCAATTAAACCAAGATCTAGGCATCTTGCATCAAGATGATGGCTCATCAAAAAATAAGAGAGGAGTTCTTCCCAAGCACGCTACAAATGTGATGAGATCTTGGCTTTTTCAGCACATAGGG CATCCATATCCAACAGAGGATGAGAAGAAACAGATTGCAGCACAAACAAATCTGACACTACTCCAGGTTAACAATTG GTTTATCAATGCTAGAAGGCGAATTCTTCAGCCAATGCTGGATTCCAGTTGTTCTGAAACTccaaaaacaaagaagaaaacagctcaGAACCGACCGGTTCAAAGGTTCTGGCCTGACTCCATTGCCTCAGGAGTTGCTCAGCAGCAATCTAACGAGCTCACGATGTCGGACG GTGCTGTTGTAACAATTACAGCTCCAGTCAACATGAATGTAGACAGTCTCCAGTCTTTGTCATCTGATGGTGCTACTTTGGCTGTTCAGCAAGTTATGATGGCAGGGCAAAGTGAGGATGAGTCTGTAGACAGCGGTGAAGATGATGGAGGAGATCTCTCAACAACAAATATCAGTGGGCTGGTGTTGGATAACAGCGATTCTCTGCAGTAG
- the PKNOX1 gene encoding homeobox protein PKNOX1 isoform X2: MVKAIQVLRIHLLELEKVNELCKDFCSRYIACLKTKMNSETLLSGEPGSPYSPVQSQQIPSAIAGTLSPQGIMVPASALQQGNVTMATVAGGTVYQPVTVVTPQGQVVTQALSPGTIRIQNSQLQLQLNQDLGILHQDDGSSKNKRGVLPKHATNVMRSWLFQHIGHPYPTEDEKKQIAAQTNLTLLQVNNWFINARRRILQPMLDSSCSETPKTKKKTAQNRPVQRFWPDSIASGVAQQQSNELTMSDGAVVTITAPVNMNVDSLQSLSSDGATLAVQQVMMAGQSEDESVDSGEDDGGDLSTTNISGLVLDNSDSLQ; the protein is encoded by the exons ATGGTAAAAGCAATCCAAGTTCTACGTATCCATCTGCTTGAGCTAGAAAAGGTTAATGAACTCTGTAAGGATTTCTGTAGCCGTTACATTGCCTGCCTGAAGACAAAAATGAACAGTGAAACTCTATTAAGTGGAGAGCCTGGAAGTCCTTATTCACCTGTGCAATCTCAG caaATTCCAAGTGCCATCGCAGGCACACTCAGTCCCCAAGGGATTATGGTGCCAGCATCAGCATTGCAGCAGGGAAATGTAACTATGGCAACAGTAGCAG GGGGGACAGTGTATCAGCCAGTCACAGTGGTCACTCCACAAGGTCAAGTGGTGACACAAGCACTGTCACCTGGGACTATTCGGATTCAGAACTCTCAG CTTCAGTTGCAATTAAACCAAGATCTAGGCATCTTGCATCAAGATGATGGCTCATCAAAAAATAAGAGAGGAGTTCTTCCCAAGCACGCTACAAATGTGATGAGATCTTGGCTTTTTCAGCACATAGGG CATCCATATCCAACAGAGGATGAGAAGAAACAGATTGCAGCACAAACAAATCTGACACTACTCCAGGTTAACAATTG GTTTATCAATGCTAGAAGGCGAATTCTTCAGCCAATGCTGGATTCCAGTTGTTCTGAAACTccaaaaacaaagaagaaaacagctcaGAACCGACCGGTTCAAAGGTTCTGGCCTGACTCCATTGCCTCAGGAGTTGCTCAGCAGCAATCTAACGAGCTCACGATGTCGGACG GTGCTGTTGTAACAATTACAGCTCCAGTCAACATGAATGTAGACAGTCTCCAGTCTTTGTCATCTGATGGTGCTACTTTGGCTGTTCAGCAAGTTATGATGGCAGGGCAAAGTGAGGATGAGTCTGTAGACAGCGGTGAAGATGATGGAGGAGATCTCTCAACAACAAATATCAGTGGGCTGGTGTTGGATAACAGCGATTCTCTGCAGTAG